Proteins from a genomic interval of Kitasatospora herbaricolor:
- the mobA gene encoding molybdenum cofactor guanylyltransferase: MTPYDAIVPAGGAARRLGGADKPGLTVGASTLLDRVLAACAGAATSVVVGPVRPTTRTGLRWTREQPPGGGPVAAVAAGLAQVSAPVVLLLAADLPFLDERTVHRLVEALDGPGGQGPDAPEAVLLVDAAGRDQPLAAAYRTAALRSALAALGDPAGLPLRRLTGGLRTVRLADADGVTHDCDTWEELARARERERTGAGRPAERGPR, from the coding sequence ATGACACCGTACGACGCGATCGTGCCCGCCGGCGGTGCCGCCCGGCGGCTCGGCGGCGCGGACAAGCCCGGCCTCACGGTCGGCGCGAGCACCCTGCTCGACCGGGTGCTCGCCGCCTGCGCCGGCGCCGCCACCTCGGTGGTGGTCGGACCGGTCCGGCCGACCACCCGTACGGGACTGCGCTGGACCAGGGAGCAGCCGCCCGGCGGCGGGCCGGTCGCCGCCGTGGCCGCGGGCCTGGCGCAGGTGAGTGCCCCGGTGGTGCTGCTGCTCGCCGCAGACCTGCCCTTCCTGGACGAGCGGACCGTCCACCGCCTGGTCGAGGCCCTGGACGGCCCCGGCGGGCAGGGCCCGGACGCCCCCGAGGCGGTGCTGCTGGTGGACGCGGCGGGCCGGGACCAGCCGCTCGCCGCCGCGTACCGCACCGCGGCGCTGCGGTCCGCCCTCGCCGCCTTGGGGGACCCGGCGGGGCTGCCGCTGCGCCGCCTCACCGGCGGTCTGCGCACGGTGCGGCTGGCGGACGCCGACGGCGTCACCCATGACTGCGACACCTGGGAGGAACTGGCCCGGGCCCGCGAGCGCGAGCGCACCGGAGCCGGACGGCCGGCGGAGCGCGGACCCCGGTGA
- a CDS encoding MBL fold metallo-hydrolase, with product MTSSPPEESAGPDPTARRTGAPDVRPLEIAVFTGPESAFFATSTLILGEQSAILVDAQLTRSAGRELAEWVAGKGRRLLAIVITHQHPDHYFGAEEVLRLFPEAQLLAAPPVVEGILRTAAAKVAQWKPVYGDDIPDHPLVPAQLLPQPLMVDRQLIPVLLLGQGDCEGSTVVHVPSIRTVIAGDFAYNGTHVWTADTTPEQRAQWRRNLGRIAELGVERVIAGHRAPDRGDDAAEVLAFTGEYLRDFDNRLREHPTDPEALVAAMNERYAELTLPAILEHGATANVARELGEIVEGEIVEDD from the coding sequence GTGACGTCGTCGCCGCCCGAGGAGAGCGCCGGACCGGATCCGACGGCCCGCCGCACGGGGGCCCCGGACGTCCGCCCGTTGGAGATCGCCGTCTTCACCGGCCCCGAATCGGCCTTCTTCGCCACCTCCACGCTGATCCTCGGCGAGCAGAGCGCGATCCTGGTGGACGCCCAGCTCACCCGCAGCGCCGGCCGGGAGCTCGCGGAATGGGTGGCCGGCAAGGGCCGCCGGCTGCTCGCCATCGTGATCACCCACCAGCACCCCGACCACTACTTCGGCGCGGAGGAGGTGCTGCGGCTCTTCCCCGAGGCGCAGCTGCTGGCCGCGCCGCCCGTGGTGGAGGGCATCCTGCGCACGGCCGCCGCCAAGGTCGCCCAGTGGAAGCCGGTGTACGGGGACGACATCCCTGACCACCCGCTGGTGCCCGCGCAGCTGCTCCCGCAGCCGCTGATGGTCGACCGCCAGCTGATCCCGGTGCTGCTGCTCGGCCAGGGCGACTGCGAGGGCTCCACGGTGGTGCACGTGCCGAGCATCCGCACGGTGATCGCCGGCGACTTCGCCTACAACGGCACCCACGTCTGGACCGCCGACACCACCCCCGAGCAGCGGGCGCAGTGGCGGCGCAACCTCGGCCGGATCGCCGAACTCGGCGTCGAGCGGGTGATCGCCGGCCACCGGGCGCCCGACCGCGGGGACGACGCCGCCGAGGTGCTGGCCTTCACCGGCGAGTACCTGCGGGACTTCGACAACCGGCTGCGCGAGCACCCGACCGACCCGGAGGCCCTGGTCGCGGCCATGAACGAGCGGTACGCGGAGCTGACCCTGCCCGCGATCCTGGAGCACGGCGCGACGGCCAACGTGGCCCGGGAGCTCGGCGAGATCGTCGAGGGTGAGATCGTCGAGGACGACTAG